Proteins co-encoded in one Methyloterricola oryzae genomic window:
- a CDS encoding c-type cytochrome — protein sequence MQHKKTSLAATTYRASLPMAALALAAAAVSTDSLAANDYATKCGGCHGADPKGAGAPFSFKGKKDASATKAAISTQPMMASLATLTDAELNAIALEMGGQADIGAPTATPTPAPTATPAPSATPTPSAPPAPSATPAPTATPVPKATPAPTASPTPTASPSPTPSTAASASCDGASAKAKPIMFPIGEQNATVGQTLSFTVSALDCNDVPILIKASRLKGGSLLSEGQDFDTSGAWSGQYQFTPSSSQANQSFLVRFSAKQTADSHKASKPWKVRIRVFPAGSGYEEGAITGVKVQSARWSDGALLVSGRVDFSHALNASDRKAYSEGAQITLIGAGDSQLGTFPLQPSGKWNAKVDSLSDSTVPCEVSAQLNGREGSRSVKKAPETCLK from the coding sequence ATGCAACACAAGAAAACTTCTTTAGCCGCAACGACTTATCGCGCTTCGCTGCCCATGGCAGCACTTGCTCTCGCCGCGGCGGCCGTTTCCACCGACAGTCTGGCTGCCAACGATTACGCCACCAAGTGCGGTGGGTGTCACGGCGCCGATCCCAAAGGCGCGGGCGCCCCCTTCAGTTTCAAAGGTAAGAAAGACGCCTCCGCGACCAAAGCCGCCATAAGCACGCAGCCTATGATGGCCAGCCTCGCCACCCTTACTGATGCGGAATTGAATGCCATCGCCCTGGAGATGGGGGGGCAGGCGGACATTGGTGCGCCAACCGCAACCCCGACACCCGCCCCAACGGCTACACCCGCGCCGTCCGCAACACCGACTCCTTCGGCACCGCCAGCGCCATCGGCCACGCCAGCCCCCACCGCAACCCCAGTACCGAAAGCCACACCGGCTCCCACAGCTTCCCCAACTCCCACCGCATCGCCGAGCCCCACGCCTTCGACCGCGGCCTCCGCCAGTTGCGATGGTGCCTCCGCAAAAGCGAAACCCATCATGTTCCCCATCGGCGAGCAGAACGCGACGGTCGGCCAAACCCTGTCCTTCACCGTATCCGCGCTGGACTGTAACGACGTTCCCATCCTGATCAAGGCGTCCCGGCTCAAGGGCGGATCCCTGCTGTCGGAAGGCCAGGATTTTGACACGTCAGGAGCCTGGAGCGGCCAATATCAGTTCACTCCGTCGAGTTCGCAGGCCAACCAAAGTTTCCTGGTCCGCTTCAGCGCAAAACAGACAGCGGATAGCCACAAGGCATCCAAACCCTGGAAGGTGCGCATCCGTGTCTTCCCGGCAGGAAGCGGCTACGAAGAAGGCGCCATCACCGGGGTCAAGGTGCAAAGTGCGCGCTGGTCCGATGGAGCGCTTCTGGTGTCCGGGCGGGTCGACTTCAGTCATGCCCTGAACGCCAGCGACCGCAAGGCATACAGCGAAGGCGCCCAAATCACCCTCATCGGCGCGGGAGACAGTCAATTGGGCACGTTCCCGCTCCAGCCCAGCGGGAAGTGGAACGCTAAGGTCGATAGCCTAAGCGACTCAACGGTTCCGTGCGAAGTCAGCGCCCAACTCAACGGCCGGGAAGGCAGCCGCAGCGTCAAGAAAGCGCCGGAGACCTGCCTCAAGTAA
- a CDS encoding c-type cytochrome: MHWIPPSLIIDVRTRKFQNALRTGLCAILAAPLLLPPAEAANTYTSACSSCHGPLASSERRGRSASQIRSAINADRGGMGALRGLTNAELNDIARELGGEDNLPEPSASPTPAPAPSPSSSPLPSPPPGACNGAEDKPLVNALPDQDASVGQTLSITVSAVDCNDVPIIIKASKLKGSSMPATSQDFDDSGLWTGIFTFTPTQSQANKSFTVKFTAVETEDERKASTPRPVRIRVFPAGSSYDDGAVTAVKIQSARWSNGNLRVKGKVLFSKALNAAERGALASGTNLSLTDTSGAVTYATAAVKPNGEWSVQAAATAESGVPCEISAQFNGKSATPRTVKKAPDCSR; the protein is encoded by the coding sequence ATGCACTGGATTCCGCCCTCCCTGATCATTGACGTCCGCACCCGCAAATTCCAAAACGCCCTGAGGACCGGACTCTGCGCAATTCTCGCCGCCCCGTTGCTCCTGCCACCGGCAGAGGCGGCGAACACCTATACCTCCGCGTGTTCAAGCTGCCACGGCCCCTTGGCGAGTTCGGAACGCCGGGGACGTTCGGCCTCGCAGATCAGGTCAGCCATCAATGCTGATCGTGGCGGGATGGGCGCCTTGCGAGGCCTGACCAACGCCGAATTGAACGACATCGCCAGGGAGTTGGGTGGCGAAGATAATCTGCCCGAGCCTAGCGCGTCACCTACGCCAGCACCCGCGCCATCCCCTTCCTCTTCACCGCTGCCCTCACCGCCCCCCGGCGCCTGCAACGGCGCCGAGGACAAGCCGCTCGTCAATGCGCTGCCCGACCAGGATGCCAGCGTCGGTCAGACGCTCAGCATTACCGTGAGCGCCGTCGACTGCAATGATGTGCCCATCATCATCAAGGCCTCCAAGCTCAAAGGCAGTTCCATGCCCGCGACCAGCCAGGACTTCGACGACTCAGGCCTTTGGACCGGCATATTCACGTTTACCCCGACCCAATCTCAGGCAAACAAGTCGTTCACCGTGAAATTCACCGCGGTGGAAACAGAAGATGAACGCAAGGCATCCACCCCAAGGCCAGTGCGAATCCGCGTGTTTCCCGCCGGATCATCCTACGACGACGGCGCCGTCACCGCTGTCAAAATCCAGAGCGCGCGTTGGTCCAACGGCAACTTGCGGGTCAAGGGCAAGGTGCTATTCAGCAAGGCACTGAATGCTGCGGAGCGCGGAGCCCTGGCATCCGGCACCAACCTGAGCCTCACCGATACCAGCGGCGCCGTGACATATGCAACCGCGGCGGTCAAACCCAACGGCGAATGGTCGGTGCAAGCCGCGGCCACGGCTGAGTCCGGCGTTCCCTGTGAAATTTCGGCTCAGTTTAACGGTAAGTCCGCAACGCCGCGTACAGTGAAAAAGGCCCCGGATTGTTCGCGCTAG
- a CDS encoding (2Fe-2S)-binding protein: MYICICKNITDHQIRKAVLEHRVSSMRELRACLGACDQCGKCALAAREIIREATKERRLPDVSPAKAA; this comes from the coding sequence ATGTATATCTGCATCTGCAAGAACATCACCGACCACCAGATCCGCAAGGCGGTCCTGGAACATCGCGTCAGCAGCATGAGGGAATTGAGGGCATGTCTCGGGGCTTGCGATCAGTGCGGAAAATGCGCATTGGCTGCCCGGGAGATCATACGCGAAGCCACCAAGGAGCGCCGTCTGCCGGACGTATCGCCGGCCAAGGCGGCATGA
- a CDS encoding YcxB family protein produces MTEIEYEVREQDLIAFNEHQLEGTERLQKVMRRHQAIMPGIIVTVSLFLFFYFKDMLSAAYVGIIAVAWGIGVPHILRWSWRKQIRTTYSEEEKAAAVGRYTLRVDRDHLVEVTPKGESRIAWGDVLRVEVTKKYAFVFISLDSALIIPRATITRGNFKEFVIKADERIDKAA; encoded by the coding sequence ATGACAGAAATAGAATACGAAGTCCGAGAACAGGACCTGATAGCCTTCAACGAGCACCAACTGGAGGGCACGGAGAGGCTCCAGAAAGTCATGCGCCGCCACCAGGCCATCATGCCCGGTATCATCGTCACCGTTTCCCTGTTCCTTTTCTTCTACTTCAAGGACATGCTCTCCGCCGCCTATGTCGGCATCATCGCGGTGGCCTGGGGTATCGGCGTACCGCATATCTTGCGCTGGAGCTGGCGCAAGCAGATCCGCACGACCTACAGCGAGGAGGAAAAAGCCGCGGCGGTGGGGCGCTATACCCTGCGGGTTGATCGCGACCATCTGGTGGAAGTCACCCCGAAGGGCGAGTCCAGGATCGCCTGGGGTGATGTGCTGCGCGTCGAAGTCACCAAGAAGTACGCCTTCGTCTTCATTTCCCTGGATTCGGCCCTGATCATTCCGCGCGCTACCATCACCCGGGGCAATTTCAAGGAATTCGTGATCAAGGCGGACGAGCGCATCGACAAGGCGGCCTGA
- a CDS encoding NAD(P)-binding domain-containing protein yields the protein MWSPFPLWMALVYAAPLILIFWLYGSTRARKQARSLDILRANEEAGLTEPVSLHPVIDAFRCIGCGTCVRACPEGDILGIIDNRAQLINPTHCIGHGACKAACPVDAISLVFGTETRGVDIPMVKPDFETNIPGIYIAGELGGMGLIRNAIEQGRQALESISQHGRQNDENGLDVLIVGAGPAGFAASLAAKERGLRFVTLEQESLGGAVFQYPRGKIVMTAPVELPLVGKVRLTETTKEALLEFWQAIESKVGLQIHYRERMESATPQDQGYLVTTNRAQYRTHSILLAIGRRGTPRKLGVSGEELPKVVYRLIDAEQYRGRRVLVVGGGDSALEAAAVIAEQPDTEVTLSYRGDAFSRAREANRSQIQELERLGRLSVLMPSELEKITADTVHVQCAGRSREIPNDAVIVCAGGVLPTEFLTGLGIAVETKFGTP from the coding sequence ATGTGGTCGCCTTTTCCGTTGTGGATGGCGCTGGTCTACGCCGCGCCCCTCATTCTCATCTTCTGGCTCTACGGCTCCACGCGAGCACGCAAGCAGGCACGCAGCCTGGATATTCTGCGCGCCAATGAAGAAGCCGGCCTCACCGAGCCGGTTTCACTGCACCCGGTGATCGACGCCTTTCGTTGCATAGGCTGCGGCACCTGTGTGCGCGCTTGCCCGGAAGGCGACATCCTCGGCATCATCGATAACCGGGCGCAGCTCATCAATCCCACCCATTGCATCGGCCATGGCGCCTGCAAAGCGGCGTGTCCCGTGGACGCCATCAGCCTCGTGTTCGGCACGGAAACCCGCGGCGTTGATATACCCATGGTCAAACCGGACTTCGAGACCAACATCCCTGGGATTTATATCGCTGGAGAACTGGGCGGCATGGGTCTGATCCGCAACGCCATCGAGCAGGGTCGCCAGGCCCTGGAGTCGATCAGCCAGCACGGCAGGCAAAACGACGAAAACGGCCTGGACGTCCTGATCGTAGGCGCTGGTCCTGCCGGCTTTGCCGCGTCGCTCGCAGCCAAGGAGCGCGGACTGCGCTTCGTGACCCTCGAGCAGGAATCCTTGGGCGGAGCGGTGTTTCAGTATCCGCGCGGCAAAATCGTCATGACTGCTCCGGTGGAACTGCCCTTGGTCGGCAAGGTCCGGTTGACCGAGACCACCAAGGAGGCGCTGCTGGAATTTTGGCAGGCTATCGAAAGCAAAGTCGGGCTGCAGATTCATTACCGCGAGCGCATGGAAAGCGCTACCCCTCAAGATCAAGGCTATCTGGTAACCACCAATCGGGCCCAATATCGAACCCACTCCATCCTCCTGGCCATCGGAAGGCGCGGGACACCGCGCAAGCTGGGAGTGTCCGGAGAGGAACTGCCAAAGGTGGTATACCGGCTGATCGACGCGGAGCAATACCGGGGCCGGCGCGTGCTGGTGGTCGGCGGAGGCGACAGCGCCCTGGAGGCCGCCGCGGTCATCGCCGAACAGCCGGATACCGAGGTGACCCTTTCCTACCGCGGCGACGCTTTTTCACGGGCGCGAGAGGCAAATCGCTCGCAGATCCAGGAGTTGGAAAGGCTTGGGCGTCTCAGCGTGCTCATGCCATCGGAACTCGAAAAGATCACGGCCGACACGGTGCACGTGCAATGCGCGGGCCGCTCGCGCGAAATACCCAACGACGCCGTCATCGTCTGCGCCGGCGGCGTCCTACCTACGGAATTTCTCACAGGACTCGGTATCGCCGTAGAAACCAAGTTCGGCACGCCCTGA
- a CDS encoding ankyrin repeat domain-containing protein, whose translation MTWNPSSHKTLILLSALALPFRGLLGAEIDQGLSAVQRHDYAKAVELWRPMAEKGNAEAQYHLASLYLTGRGVHKDPATACRWFSASARQGFAPAQYELGLVYEKGLGVAVDRGEAERWYRRAAAQGHAMAERRANEPRPAHEEQGAVGKARSVLHDAVRRGDIAAVKNALAGGAAIDARDSKGRTAYRLALDSQHQAIAQLLVEAGARTDLGPSAAKVSANPAKCSNAPPLDNNKAYQGWPALTIAAWRGDTAAVKGLLAQRVDPNAADARGDTAMTRAAWNGHAEIVRLLLEHGARPDVSDSDGRTPLMRAASFGHVQAAEALLQGGATTQPQDPNGDSALTLAASAGHLDVIKALLNAGADRNAARKDGQTALALAVRHGFKEAARALLSAGSDPNRADARRDTPLLLAVGNGDAALVDELLSHGAGIDADDAGGNTPLVLAARTGRTDILKVLVERGAEVNAVNHGGNSALMLAAAHGHSEAVKLLLGRGAHVDAANHLGNTALMLAAAQGHVDSVRALLDGRADTALRNRNHDTALSLAQSNAHQAAVDALEHWPGVNNRPGLF comes from the coding sequence ATGACCTGGAACCCGTCTTCACATAAGACCCTGATACTCTTAAGCGCCCTTGCCCTGCCTTTCCGAGGCCTTCTGGGCGCCGAAATCGACCAGGGCCTTTCGGCCGTCCAACGGCACGACTATGCCAAGGCTGTCGAACTTTGGCGCCCGATGGCCGAAAAGGGCAACGCGGAAGCGCAGTATCACCTGGCCAGCCTTTACCTCACAGGACGCGGTGTACACAAGGATCCCGCCACGGCATGCCGCTGGTTTTCCGCCTCGGCGCGGCAGGGCTTCGCCCCGGCGCAGTACGAACTGGGCCTGGTATACGAAAAAGGCTTGGGCGTCGCCGTGGACCGCGGAGAGGCCGAGCGCTGGTATCGGCGCGCCGCGGCACAGGGGCATGCCATGGCTGAGCGCCGCGCGAACGAGCCGCGCCCCGCGCATGAGGAGCAAGGCGCGGTCGGCAAAGCTCGGAGCGTTTTGCATGATGCCGTACGCCGCGGCGATATCGCTGCGGTCAAGAACGCCCTCGCAGGTGGAGCCGCCATCGATGCCCGCGACAGCAAAGGACGCACCGCCTACCGTCTCGCGCTGGACAGTCAGCATCAAGCCATCGCCCAATTGCTCGTAGAGGCCGGTGCCCGGACCGATCTCGGACCATCAGCCGCGAAGGTCAGCGCCAACCCGGCCAAGTGCAGCAACGCACCGCCGCTCGACAACAACAAGGCCTATCAGGGCTGGCCCGCGCTCACGATTGCCGCCTGGCGTGGCGATACCGCGGCGGTCAAGGGCTTGTTGGCACAGCGTGTCGACCCCAATGCAGCTGACGCCCGGGGAGACACGGCCATGACCCGGGCGGCTTGGAACGGTCACGCGGAAATTGTTCGCCTATTGCTGGAACACGGCGCACGCCCCGATGTCAGCGACAGCGACGGCAGAACGCCCCTCATGCGCGCCGCCAGCTTCGGCCATGTGCAAGCCGCGGAAGCCCTGTTGCAGGGTGGCGCCACCACGCAGCCGCAAGATCCTAACGGCGATTCGGCGCTCACCCTGGCTGCCTCTGCCGGGCACCTGGACGTGATCAAAGCGCTGTTAAACGCGGGCGCCGATCGCAACGCAGCCCGCAAGGACGGTCAGACAGCCCTCGCCCTCGCCGTGCGGCATGGTTTCAAAGAGGCGGCACGGGCCCTTCTGAGTGCCGGTTCCGACCCGAATCGGGCCGACGCCAGACGCGATACTCCTTTGCTGCTGGCTGTGGGGAACGGCGACGCGGCACTCGTCGATGAACTCCTGAGCCACGGCGCCGGCATCGACGCCGACGATGCCGGCGGCAATACGCCGCTGGTACTGGCCGCAAGAACCGGGCGCACCGATATCCTGAAGGTTCTGGTGGAAAGGGGCGCCGAGGTGAATGCCGTCAATCACGGCGGCAATTCCGCCCTGATGCTAGCCGCTGCCCATGGCCACTCGGAGGCCGTGAAGCTTTTACTTGGCCGTGGCGCTCACGTGGACGCCGCGAATCATCTGGGAAATACCGCGCTCATGCTGGCCGCCGCGCAGGGCCATGTCGACAGCGTGCGTGCCTTGCTCGATGGCAGAGCGGATACCGCGCTACGCAACAGAAATCATGATACGGCTCTGTCCCTGGCGCAAAGCAACGCTCATCAGGCGGCAGTAGACGCACTGGAACACTGGCCTGGCGTCAACAACCGGCCAGGACTTTTCTAG
- the bfr gene encoding bacterioferritin, which produces MKGQTHIIDHLNALLAGELTAIDQYLAHARMYHDWGFHKLHEHTQHEMEEERQHADSLIKRILFLEGTPDLSKREPLAIGRDVPEMLRNDLGVEYKVIAHLKEVIKACEAAQDYETRRILMQLLDDTEEDHTDWLETQLGLIDRIGLQNYLQSQM; this is translated from the coding sequence ATGAAAGGCCAGACACACATCATCGATCACCTCAACGCCCTGCTCGCCGGCGAGCTGACCGCCATCGACCAGTACCTGGCGCATGCCCGCATGTATCACGACTGGGGTTTTCACAAATTGCACGAACACACCCAGCACGAAATGGAGGAAGAACGCCAGCATGCCGACAGCCTCATCAAGCGCATCCTGTTCCTGGAAGGCACGCCCGACCTGAGCAAGCGCGAGCCACTGGCTATCGGCCGCGACGTCCCGGAAATGCTCAGGAATGACCTGGGGGTCGAATACAAGGTGATCGCGCACCTCAAGGAGGTCATCAAAGCCTGCGAGGCTGCGCAGGACTATGAGACCCGGCGTATCCTGATGCAATTGCTGGATGACACCGAAGAGGATCACACCGACTGGCTGGAAACCCAACTCGGCCTGATCGACCGCATCGGCCTGCAGAATTACCTGCAAAGCCAGATGTGA